The following are from one region of the Amycolatopsis sp. QT-25 genome:
- a CDS encoding CYTH and CHAD domain-containing protein, which produces MTKTQGGAPVAEAEIERKYDLAADRPIPPLVPVGPVTNQADPRVDVLDATYFDTPDFRLAQAGITLRRRLGGSDEGWHLKLPVSEDRREELRLPLSGKPDKVPGALAKLVRAHTLGAKLVQAAHLRTERTSYALLDAEGRELATLTDDVVTGEAGGDKAHLDRWRELEIELSPGADPAVLDSLDQAVVSAGAERSRWPSKLRRLTDEFVPSARGASGSVLADYLAEQLDALRRNDIGVRRDTEDAVHQMRVASRRLRSALRTFRHSFDADVANGLAAELRWLGGELGPARDTEVMAERLHDEVEALPAEVVLGPVEQLMTRHFAREAEEGKARAVRALDSKRYTELLRALEKLVGKPRKIKGGKKELRKAVARTDRKLREAVAAANELESGAEQDIALHEVRKKAKRARYAADALLPVSGKKLQNWQKNVKAVQTTLGTHHDVVVTRETLRLLGLRAYAENENAFTFGLLYGRSVVSAEAAHRRFAGEWQELSQGFRPKWLN; this is translated from the coding sequence GTGACGAAGACGCAGGGCGGTGCCCCGGTCGCCGAGGCGGAGATCGAGCGGAAGTACGACCTGGCGGCCGACCGGCCCATCCCACCGCTGGTCCCGGTCGGTCCCGTGACGAACCAGGCCGATCCCAGGGTCGACGTCCTCGACGCCACGTACTTCGACACTCCCGACTTCCGGCTCGCGCAGGCGGGTATCACGCTGCGGCGGAGGCTCGGCGGAAGTGACGAGGGCTGGCACCTGAAACTCCCCGTCAGCGAGGACAGGCGCGAGGAACTCCGCCTCCCGCTGTCGGGCAAGCCGGACAAGGTGCCCGGCGCGCTGGCGAAGCTGGTGCGGGCCCACACCCTCGGCGCGAAACTCGTCCAGGCCGCCCATCTGCGTACCGAGCGTACGTCGTACGCCTTGCTCGACGCCGAAGGGCGCGAGCTCGCGACGTTGACCGACGACGTCGTCACCGGTGAGGCGGGCGGGGACAAGGCGCATCTCGACCGCTGGCGGGAACTCGAGATCGAGCTCTCGCCCGGCGCCGATCCCGCCGTGCTCGACAGTTTGGACCAGGCCGTCGTGAGCGCCGGCGCGGAGCGGTCGAGGTGGCCGTCGAAGCTCCGGCGGCTGACCGACGAATTCGTGCCTTCGGCGCGGGGAGCGTCCGGGTCGGTGCTGGCGGACTATCTCGCCGAGCAGCTGGACGCGCTGCGCCGCAACGACATCGGGGTCCGCCGGGACACCGAGGACGCGGTGCACCAGATGCGGGTCGCCAGCAGGCGGCTGCGCAGCGCGTTGCGGACGTTCCGGCATTCCTTCGACGCCGACGTCGCGAACGGGCTCGCCGCCGAACTCCGCTGGCTCGGCGGTGAGCTCGGGCCGGCGCGGGATACCGAGGTGATGGCCGAACGCCTGCACGACGAGGTCGAGGCCCTCCCGGCCGAAGTGGTGCTCGGCCCTGTCGAGCAGCTGATGACCAGGCATTTCGCGCGCGAGGCCGAAGAAGGGAAGGCGCGGGCCGTTCGCGCGCTCGACAGCAAGCGGTACACGGAGCTGTTGCGCGCACTGGAAAAGCTCGTCGGTAAACCGCGGAAGATCAAGGGAGGGAAGAAGGAACTGCGCAAGGCTGTCGCGCGTACGGACCGGAAACTGCGCGAGGCCGTCGCCGCGGCGAATGAACTCGAAAGCGGCGCGGAGCAGGACATCGCGTTGCACGAGGTGCGCAAGAAGGCCAAGCGCGCCCGGTACGCGGCGGACGCGCTCCTGCCGGTGAGCGGCAAGAAGCTGCAGAACTGGCAGAAGAACGTCAAGGCGGTGCAAACCACGCTCGGCACGCATCACGACGTCGTGGTCACCAGGGAGACGCTGCGGCTTCTCGGTCTCCGCGCCTACGCCGAGAACGAAAACGCTTTCACCTTTGGCCTCCTGTACGGACGTTCCGTCGTCTCCGCCGAGGCCGCGCACCGGCGCTTCGCCGGGGAATGGCAAGAGCTGAGTCAAGGTTTTCGCCCGAAATGGCTCAACTGA